The bacterium genome has a segment encoding these proteins:
- a CDS encoding type II secretion system F family protein, which translates to MAEFRYNGLNAQQKRIIGYIEAKNMREARRKIDALAKQHSFSLLSIQQKAAYLYKVRRLDGAVLKGDQIAFSREEVEVALRRLGFEDVRVQKVIFDLRLKPPYADIITFIRLSADLLREKLPFDEILGLLESDTQNKALRKVIKEILTDLKDGKDGEEAFSKQAYYLGKFPAKMLGVASKSGNMAEVFDNTARFLERDYEFRKSLRSALLMPAITTVVLIGSVIFYVGYIFPKTAELFLSFGATLPPLTKASLDLSHFLTRNISWIIGMSAIIPLVLYRLAITPRGRIFVAKHMTKVPIIGTLMHKTSIEIFCRVFHSMYSGSGENLEVIRTAAEACRNKYMEKQIKEVTIPMMVRDGATLVQALKQARVFTENALSRLNAGAESGTLKRVTLQIANYYERETTYRMKAIIDWVQVIVAMLIMAVMTALTIVSSETALFQPKMPGM; encoded by the coding sequence ATGGCGGAGTTCAGATACAACGGCCTGAATGCGCAGCAAAAGCGCATCATTGGCTATATCGAAGCGAAAAATATGCGGGAGGCCCGGCGCAAGATCGATGCGTTGGCCAAGCAGCACAGCTTTTCGCTTCTCTCGATTCAGCAGAAGGCGGCTTATCTCTATAAGGTCCGCCGGCTGGATGGCGCCGTCCTGAAGGGTGATCAGATCGCCTTTTCGCGCGAAGAAGTCGAGGTGGCCCTGCGCCGTCTGGGCTTTGAAGACGTGCGCGTGCAGAAGGTGATTTTCGATCTGCGCCTGAAACCGCCCTATGCCGATATCATCACCTTTATCCGGCTCTCGGCGGACTTGCTCCGCGAAAAACTTCCCTTCGATGAAATCCTCGGGCTACTCGAAAGCGATACCCAGAACAAGGCCCTTCGCAAGGTCATCAAGGAAATTCTTACGGACCTGAAGGATGGCAAGGATGGGGAGGAGGCTTTTAGCAAGCAGGCTTATTATCTCGGCAAATTCCCCGCCAAAATGCTCGGCGTGGCCTCTAAAAGTGGCAACATGGCCGAGGTCTTTGACAATACCGCACGTTTTCTCGAACGCGATTACGAGTTTCGCAAGAGTTTGCGCAGCGCCTTGCTGATGCCGGCGATCACCACAGTGGTTCTGATCGGATCGGTTATCTTTTATGTCGGCTATATCTTTCCCAAGACCGCGGAACTTTTCCTCAGTTTTGGCGCTACCCTGCCTCCACTGACCAAGGCCAGCCTTGATCTCAGCCACTTTCTGACGCGCAATATCTCCTGGATCATCGGGATGTCGGCCATCATTCCCCTGGTTCTGTATCGTCTGGCGATAACGCCGCGCGGGCGGATTTTCGTCGCCAAACACATGACCAAGGTTCCGATCATCGGGACGCTGATGCACAAGACCTCCATCGAAATCTTTTGCCGCGTATTCCATTCGATGTACAGCGGTTCAGGCGAAAACCTCGAGGTCATCCGCACCGCCGCAGAGGCCTGCCGCAACAAATACATGGAAAAGCAAATCAAGGAAGTGACCATTCCGATGATGGTGCGCGACGGCGCTACGCTGGTCCAGGCCTTGAAACAGGCCAGGGTTTTCACCGAGAATGCCCTGTCCCGTCTCAATGCCGGCGCCGAATCGGGAACGCTCAAACGCGTGACCCTGCAGATCGCCAACTATTACGAGCGTGAAACCACCTATCGCATGAAGGCGATCATCGACTGGGTTCAAGTGATTGTGGCCATGCTGATCATGGCGGTGATGACCGCCTTGACGATCGTCTCGTCCGAGACGGCTCTGTTCCAGCCCAAGATGCCGGGGATGTAG
- a CDS encoding BamA/TamA family outer membrane protein, with protein sequence MQGKRWCGVWISIAVCTAAWGANDPQQQQGLAFAAVPSLSFSSGEGWEYGGKIFLYQYGSGTPRPYRWHLLLNGARSTERKKDYYAFLDIPHLWGRGTRLSLRVEYKDFGLDEFYGLGNLPEYHQAFTSPGDPDFLSREYYNYKHRWTAGYINAQFPVFAGRLRFLAGLAGLRTSVGAYPLPNRFAAASPFGTAGGWSSYARIGLVRDTRDAEAAPASGSWSDLLLEKSARVLASDYDYNRITVTDRRYFRLLPRLVFAQRLLIEHMSGHPPFYEMTVLSGSWQRFEGLGSNQSMRGVPRLLFAGTTKLLGNFELRCRLLDRRILHQDLTFYGHLFLDGGKVWLRGDPATLDHLHFSQGAGLHVQWKTDLIGALDIGRSQYKDFAIYLTFGNLF encoded by the coding sequence ATGCAGGGTAAGCGGTGGTGTGGGGTATGGATCAGCATTGCGGTTTGCACGGCCGCCTGGGGCGCGAATGACCCACAGCAACAGCAAGGCCTAGCCTTCGCGGCGGTCCCCAGTCTCAGTTTCAGCAGTGGCGAAGGGTGGGAATACGGAGGGAAAATTTTTCTCTATCAATACGGCAGTGGGACACCGCGGCCCTATCGCTGGCACCTGCTGCTCAACGGCGCGCGTTCAACCGAGAGAAAAAAGGATTATTACGCGTTCCTCGACATACCCCATCTCTGGGGTAGGGGCACACGCCTCTCCCTGCGCGTCGAATACAAGGATTTCGGCCTGGATGAATTCTACGGCCTGGGCAATCTGCCCGAGTATCACCAAGCCTTCACCTCCCCCGGCGATCCGGACTTCCTCTCCCGGGAGTATTACAACTACAAGCACCGCTGGACCGCGGGTTACATCAACGCTCAGTTTCCGGTCTTCGCCGGCCGTCTCCGGTTTCTCGCCGGCCTGGCGGGTCTGCGCACCAGCGTCGGAGCCTACCCCCTGCCCAACCGTTTCGCCGCCGCTTCGCCCTTCGGCACAGCGGGGGGATGGAGCAGCTATGCGCGCATCGGTCTGGTTCGGGACACCCGCGACGCGGAAGCAGCCCCTGCCTCGGGAAGCTGGAGCGACCTCCTCCTCGAAAAAAGCGCTCGTGTGCTCGCCAGCGATTACGACTACAACCGCATCACGGTGACCGACCGCCGCTATTTCCGGCTGCTGCCGCGGCTCGTCTTCGCGCAACGTCTCTTAATTGAACACATGTCCGGCCATCCCCCCTTTTACGAGATGACCGTGCTCAGCGGCTCCTGGCAGCGCTTCGAGGGGCTCGGCAGCAATCAGAGCATGCGCGGCGTCCCAAGGCTGCTCTTCGCTGGCACCACCAAGCTCCTCGGCAATTTCGAGCTGCGCTGCCGCCTTCTCGACCGGCGCATCCTGCATCAGGATCTCACCTTTTACGGCCATCTCTTCCTGGACGGCGGCAAGGTCTGGCTCAGGGGGGATCCGGCCACCCTGGACCACCTCCATTTCAGTCAGGGCGCCGGCCTTCATGTGCAGTGGAAAACCGATCTCATCGGCGCTCTCGACATCGGTCGTTCGCAGTACAAGGACTTCGCTATTTATCTCACCTTTGGGAACCTCTTTTAA